In Cyanobacterium sp. T60_A2020_053, one DNA window encodes the following:
- the purD gene encoding phosphoribosylamine--glycine ligase, translated as MRILVVGNGGREHALTQKLLESPTVERVFCTPGNGGTAVLKKAENIAMAVDDFESILSLIKENFIDLVVVGPELPLSLGITDYLQEHNVKVFGPTKAGATIEASKSWAKALMKDAFIPTAEAETFQNLTLAQNYIKEKGAPIVIKADGLAAGKGVVVAMSEAEALEAVEELFAQNFSTVVIEEFLTGQEVSVLALCDGQTVIPLIPAQDHKQIGEGDKGANTGGMGAYAPTPLVNQDLLERITREILEPTLKALQGRGIDYRGVLYAGLMITPEGAPKTLEFNCRFGDPETQAVLPMLKTPLADVLLACAEQRLADFPPLEWHDGYAVCVVASSAGYPGSYDKGKVIFGIDTAQGRGALVFHAGTKLNSQGDLLTDGGRVLGVTSRGNDLATAINFAYDAIQYIDFEGIYYRRDIGHRVLKGQRNVEFRM; from the coding sequence GTGAGAATTTTAGTAGTTGGTAATGGTGGCAGAGAACACGCACTTACTCAAAAATTGTTAGAATCCCCTACGGTAGAAAGGGTTTTTTGTACTCCGGGCAATGGTGGTACAGCAGTATTAAAAAAAGCTGAAAATATTGCCATGGCGGTGGATGATTTTGAGTCAATATTGTCATTAATTAAGGAAAATTTTATCGATTTGGTAGTGGTTGGTCCTGAATTACCCTTATCTTTGGGTATTACCGATTACTTACAAGAGCATAATGTTAAAGTATTTGGACCAACTAAAGCCGGAGCAACCATTGAAGCGAGTAAGTCTTGGGCTAAAGCATTGATGAAAGATGCTTTTATTCCCACTGCTGAGGCTGAAACTTTCCAAAATCTCACCCTCGCGCAAAATTACATTAAAGAAAAAGGCGCACCTATTGTCATCAAAGCGGATGGCTTGGCAGCCGGTAAGGGCGTAGTGGTAGCTATGAGCGAAGCAGAAGCGTTAGAAGCTGTGGAAGAACTTTTTGCCCAAAATTTCTCCACCGTGGTCATAGAGGAGTTCCTAACGGGGCAGGAAGTATCAGTTTTAGCTCTCTGTGATGGTCAAACGGTTATCCCTTTAATTCCGGCTCAAGATCATAAACAAATTGGGGAAGGAGACAAGGGCGCTAATACTGGGGGGATGGGCGCTTATGCCCCGACTCCTTTGGTGAATCAAGATTTATTAGAACGTATTACCAGAGAAATTTTAGAGCCTACATTAAAGGCTTTACAAGGAAGGGGCATTGATTATCGGGGGGTGTTATACGCTGGTTTGATGATTACTCCAGAAGGTGCGCCGAAAACCCTTGAATTTAACTGTCGTTTTGGCGATCCTGAAACTCAGGCGGTGTTACCCATGCTCAAAACTCCTTTGGCGGATGTACTTCTCGCCTGTGCGGAACAACGTTTGGCAGATTTTCCTCCTTTAGAATGGCATGATGGTTATGCGGTTTGTGTGGTGGCTTCTTCTGCTGGTTATCCGGGTAGTTATGACAAGGGTAAGGTTATCTTTGGTATTGATACGGCGCAGGGGCGAGGGGCGCTGGTTTTCCATGCTGGAACGAAATTAAATTCTCAGGGGGATTTACTCACCGATGGAGGAAGAGTTTTAGGTGTCACCAGTCGAGGAAATGATTTAGCCACTGCTATCAATTTTGCTTATGATGCTATTCAGTATATTGACTTTGAGGGCATTTACTATCGCCGTGATATTGGTCATCGTGTGTTAAAAGGGCAAAGGAATGTAGAATTTAGAATGTAG
- a CDS encoding DUF4327 family protein: MQTIERVATQYSIDMIKDEVRHLVENGNVSRHQPIYILCQFIPAREWVYVECELEKCDFLLRDQIGDLIAHENWEND; this comes from the coding sequence ATGCAAACTATAGAAAGAGTTGCCACTCAATATTCCATCGACATGATCAAAGACGAAGTGCGCCATCTGGTGGAAAATGGCAATGTTAGCCGTCATCAACCTATCTATATTCTATGTCAATTCATTCCAGCACGGGAATGGGTATATGTAGAATGTGAATTGGAGAAATGCGATTTTCTCCTCAGAGATCAAATAGGCGACTTGATTGCCCATGAAAATTGGGAAAATGACTAA
- a CDS encoding beta-glucosidase, with protein MLKSLSELSLKEKIGQLIIARTTGHLFDHQIQYPAWEATNQQLQTWLGEYNLGGVILLGGSAAEVKMRTSQLQQWANLPLLICTDIEEGVGQRFTGASCFPPPMALAQIAKTNLDLATKYAYEMGKITAQEALAIGINWILAPVTDVNNNPDNPVINVRAFGEDAPTVAQLTSAFIKGTQNYPILNTAKHFPGHGDTATDSHLTLPVITHGEGRLNNLELIPFEEAIKSGVDAIMTAHLLVNAYDSQKPATISPTILTNLLRQKMGFEGLIVTDALIMGGITQYASPPEVALSALVAGADILLMPENPPVIIDYLVEAVKKGDVSESRIDASVTKILQAKQKLSTSEKNSIPQNFNQISNKVALTIVNDILKQSNHLQGNIPIKPVAEGINIIIVDDVLNCDFLPRQTPAVILPQIKGYQTQIFDSRTFYLLEMVNFEQPFILQIFQRGNPFKGAVSLSHSSQKIYQKLLQSPQIQGVLLYGSPYLQSWVKQYIPSYLPFGFSYGQIEGAQKSLCKVMLQISTDDDIKTGEFM; from the coding sequence ATGCTCAAATCATTATCAGAATTATCCCTCAAGGAAAAAATTGGACAACTAATCATAGCGCGCACCACCGGACATTTATTCGATCATCAAATCCAATACCCAGCTTGGGAAGCCACTAACCAACAGTTACAAACATGGTTAGGGGAATATAATTTGGGGGGAGTAATTCTTTTGGGGGGTAGCGCGGCGGAAGTAAAAATGCGCACGTCACAACTACAACAATGGGCAAATCTTCCCCTGTTAATTTGTACTGACATCGAGGAAGGAGTAGGGCAAAGGTTTACGGGCGCTAGTTGTTTTCCACCGCCTATGGCATTGGCGCAAATTGCCAAAACTAACCTTGATTTAGCCACCAAATACGCTTATGAAATGGGTAAAATAACCGCCCAAGAAGCCCTAGCTATTGGTATTAACTGGATTCTAGCGCCCGTCACCGATGTTAACAATAATCCTGATAATCCTGTCATCAATGTGCGCGCTTTTGGGGAAGATGCGCCCACCGTGGCACAATTAACCAGCGCGTTTATTAAAGGTACACAAAATTATCCTATCCTCAACACCGCTAAACATTTTCCGGGGCATGGTGATACTGCTACGGATTCTCATTTAACTTTACCCGTTATTACTCACGGTGAAGGGCGCTTAAATAACCTCGAATTAATCCCGTTTGAAGAAGCCATTAAGTCGGGGGTAGATGCTATTATGACAGCGCACCTCCTCGTTAATGCTTACGACTCCCAAAAACCAGCGACCATTTCTCCCACAATTTTAACCAATTTACTGCGCCAAAAAATGGGTTTTGAGGGTTTAATTGTCACCGATGCCCTCATTATGGGCGGTATCACTCAATACGCTTCCCCCCCTGAAGTGGCACTTTCTGCTTTGGTGGCGGGCGCTGATATTCTTCTAATGCCTGAAAATCCCCCCGTGATTATTGATTACCTCGTGGAAGCCGTTAAAAAAGGCGATGTCAGCGAAAGTCGCATCGATGCCAGTGTAACTAAAATCCTTCAAGCCAAACAAAAATTGTCTACATCTGAAAAAAATAGTATTCCACAAAATTTTAACCAAATTAGCAATAAGGTGGCTTTAACCATAGTAAATGACATTTTAAAACAAAGTAATCATTTACAAGGTAATATACCTATTAAACCAGTGGCAGAAGGGATAAATATAATAATAGTTGATGACGTTTTAAACTGTGATTTTTTACCTCGACAAACTCCAGCCGTGATTTTACCGCAAATTAAAGGCTATCAAACGCAAATTTTTGACAGTCGCACTTTTTACTTATTAGAGATGGTAAACTTTGAGCAACCGTTCATTTTGCAAATCTTTCAGCGCGGTAATCCCTTTAAGGGCGCTGTTAGTTTAAGTCATAGTAGCCAAAAAATCTATCAAAAGTTACTACAATCACCACAAATACAAGGAGTTTTACTTTACGGTAGCCCTTATCTACAATCATGGGTTAAACAATATATCCCATCTTATCTACCTTTCGGCTTTTCTTATGGACAAATAGAAGGTGCTCAAAAAAGTTTATGTAAAGTAATGTTACAAATATCTACAGATGATGACATCAAAACGGGGGAGTTTATGTAG
- a CDS encoding photosystem II manganese-stabilizing polypeptide produces the protein MRFRNLLIAFFMIFCIGFLSACSDNSAQAYDPNTTTYDEIVNTGLANKCPQISEFTRGTIDISVDQPLAVVDMCLEPQEYFVKEEPVSKRKEAEFIEGKILTRDTSSLEQIRGTIATNEEGVLTFQELDGIDFQIITVLLPGGKQVPFFFTIKKLTAETEPGFTSVNTSTDFVGDFKVPSYRGASFLDPKGRGLTSGYDNAVALPAGADNSDYLRSNLKQADTMEGEISLQITKVDSETGEISGVFESEQPSSTDLGAEEPEEVKIRGVFYARLEPQI, from the coding sequence ATGAGGTTTCGTAACCTATTAATCGCTTTCTTCATGATTTTCTGTATCGGTTTCTTGAGTGCTTGTAGCGATAACTCTGCCCAAGCCTACGATCCTAACACTACCACCTATGACGAAATCGTTAACACTGGTTTAGCGAATAAATGTCCCCAAATTTCTGAATTTACCCGTGGTACTATTGACATCTCTGTCGATCAGCCCTTGGCAGTAGTGGATATGTGTTTAGAGCCTCAAGAGTATTTCGTTAAGGAAGAGCCTGTTAGCAAAAGAAAAGAAGCAGAATTTATCGAAGGTAAAATTTTAACCAGAGATACCAGTAGCTTAGAGCAAATTCGTGGTACTATCGCCACCAACGAGGAAGGAGTTTTAACTTTCCAAGAATTAGATGGTATTGATTTTCAAATTATCACCGTCTTATTACCCGGTGGTAAACAAGTTCCTTTTTTCTTCACCATTAAAAAATTAACGGCGGAAACTGAACCCGGTTTCACTTCTGTTAATACTTCTACTGATTTTGTGGGAGATTTTAAAGTGCCTTCCTATCGTGGTGCTTCTTTCTTAGACCCTAAAGGTCGTGGTTTGACCAGTGGTTATGATAACGCTGTGGCTTTACCAGCGGGCGCTGACAACTCTGATTATCTCCGCAGTAATTTAAAACAAGCTGATACCATGGAAGGGGAAATTTCTTTACAAATCACTAAAGTTGATAGTGAAACTGGCGAGATTTCCGGTGTCTTTGAAAGTGAACAGCCTTCTTCTACCGATTTAGGTGCTGAAGAGCCTGAAGAAGTGAAAATTCGTGGTGTATTCTACGCTCGTTTAGAACCTCAAATTTAA
- a CDS encoding RNB domain-containing ribonuclease — MKANTTNRKFTPAHIAQAKEINLTPLLNQRPSVRGITIDDATTVDRDDGIWLEEKSNGNLELQVSITDIAEIVEINSPIDQEALKRVVTLYHTHPPTPMLPVNISTNLGSLNQGETRLTITVFFELSPQGEIISSRIEETKFHSLKAFSYKEVEEILRNPSNNQEELLLIKIQQIAQKFAKNRRGKSGTLTAEGYIDEDGNLIKNNINTQQLIAELMILTNTTIANLLAQEKIPAIYRTQDVGIADLTQAVKEMGHCLVPAIYEVEAKSHIGLGIKAYCHFTSPLRRFVDLVNHRIIKAFINNKKQPYQLEELIAIATEINDFYIQLKQSLENYLKTKHRQQQTAKYANISDQEIEQLSSEKFSELIEYTVIHGDINTLIIHLENRLKDLKPKDFYYLWFVGKLNLFFDVDNIDAISILLVASQIKQINIDYYCSFNGAKKIHSCYCFIDGLTTKLPAQDSRKTQAKHQSALKAIQSYINDELVSKPRIFDKVKKSQILETELSANNKKDDNSNIKDFSQFLTKAIDENNINDEILTQIDSRIDKLQPKDLYYLWFKAKINRWFDVDSLNAVSVLVVRSQLDNVTMDYHIEYDQKNACYIASCYVDGLTSSERQADKKKMKAKQKSAMAYIESYLLDNLTPNPASVKLITQNLTENELVESENNGFDGMSWLNDFCQKLGIDYPEDEYYKIASFYRCDLTCQYGGNILKSQGFGNSKKNARQCASRVMIIQHNLTSIEFDF; from the coding sequence ATGAAAGCTAATACCACTAATCGGAAATTTACTCCAGCGCACATCGCCCAAGCCAAGGAAATCAATTTAACACCATTACTAAATCAGCGCCCATCGGTGCGAGGTATTACCATTGACGATGCTACCACAGTAGATCGAGATGATGGCATTTGGCTAGAAGAAAAAAGCAACGGTAACCTTGAATTACAGGTTAGTATTACTGATATAGCGGAAATTGTCGAAATTAACTCACCCATCGATCAAGAAGCCTTAAAACGGGTAGTAACTTTATATCATACCCATCCCCCTACCCCAATGCTACCAGTTAATATTAGCACAAACTTAGGGTCACTTAATCAAGGGGAAACAAGATTAACCATTACCGTGTTTTTTGAATTATCCCCCCAAGGAGAGATAATCTCTAGTCGTATTGAGGAAACAAAATTTCATAGCTTAAAGGCATTTAGTTACAAAGAAGTAGAAGAAATATTACGAAATCCCAGTAACAATCAAGAAGAATTACTATTAATTAAAATTCAACAAATAGCCCAAAAATTCGCTAAAAATAGACGAGGAAAATCGGGAACTTTAACCGCAGAAGGCTATATCGATGAAGACGGAAATTTGATAAAAAATAACATCAATACCCAACAGCTAATCGCTGAATTGATGATTTTAACTAATACTACCATTGCCAACTTATTAGCCCAAGAAAAAATACCAGCAATTTATCGCACCCAAGATGTAGGTATTGCCGATTTAACTCAAGCTGTCAAGGAAATGGGGCATTGTTTAGTACCAGCTATATATGAAGTGGAAGCCAAATCTCATATTGGTTTGGGTATCAAGGCTTATTGTCATTTTACCAGCCCCTTACGGCGTTTTGTAGACTTAGTAAATCATCGTATTATTAAGGCTTTTATTAATAACAAAAAACAACCTTATCAACTTGAAGAATTAATTGCAATAGCTACTGAAATTAACGATTTTTATATTCAATTAAAACAAAGTTTAGAAAATTACTTAAAAACTAAACATCGTCAACAACAAACCGCTAAATATGCTAATATTAGCGACCAAGAAATTGAACAGCTTTCCTCAGAAAAATTTTCAGAATTAATCGAATATACAGTTATTCACGGGGATATTAATACATTAATTATCCACTTAGAAAATAGACTTAAAGATTTAAAACCAAAAGACTTTTACTATCTTTGGTTTGTGGGTAAATTAAATTTATTTTTTGATGTTGATAATATCGATGCTATCTCAATTTTATTAGTTGCTTCACAAATTAAACAAATTAACATTGACTACTACTGTAGTTTTAATGGTGCTAAAAAAATTCATTCTTGTTACTGTTTTATTGATGGCTTAACCACTAAACTCCCTGCCCAAGATAGTAGAAAAACTCAGGCTAAACATCAGTCAGCATTAAAAGCAATTCAAAGTTATATCAATGATGAATTAGTTAGTAAACCAAGAATATTTGACAAGGTTAAAAAATCTCAAATATTAGAAACTGAATTAAGTGCAAATAATAAAAAAGATGACAATTCAAATATTAAAGATTTTTCTCAATTTTTAACTAAAGCCATCGATGAAAATAACATAAACGATGAAATACTTACTCAAATTGATTCAAGAATAGATAAATTACAACCAAAAGATTTATATTATTTGTGGTTTAAAGCTAAAATTAATCGCTGGTTTGATGTCGATAGTCTTAACGCTGTATCGGTGTTAGTCGTGCGCTCACAATTAGATAATGTTACTATGGATTATCACATAGAATATGATCAAAAAAATGCTTGTTATATTGCTTCTTGTTATGTGGACGGTTTGACTTCTTCAGAAAGACAAGCAGATAAAAAAAAGATGAAAGCAAAACAAAAATCTGCTATGGCATATATCGAAAGTTATTTGCTTGATAATTTAACCCCAAATCCTGCATCTGTTAAACTAATTACTCAAAACTTAACAGAAAATGAATTAGTAGAATCAGAAAATAATGGTTTTGATGGAATGTCATGGTTAAACGATTTTTGCCAAAAATTAGGTATTGATTATCCTGAAGATGAATACTATAAAATTGCTAGTTTTTATCGTTGTGATCTTACTTGCCAATATGGCGGTAATATCTTAAAATCTCAGGGCTTTGGTAATAGTAAAAAAAATGCCCGACAATGCGCTTCCAGAGTAATGATCATTCAACATAATCTAACATCTATCGAATTTGATTTTTAA